A region from the Ptychodera flava strain L36383 chromosome 12, AS_Pfla_20210202, whole genome shotgun sequence genome encodes:
- the LOC139145303 gene encoding aspartate beta-hydroxylase domain-containing protein 2-like → MSSEASSWYASLYEVIISLIFVILIFVFKRYRWLLPADDRDTNTQNAVDFAGCDSPDCVRCRKYKRIQGQLLPKLEDIATKGSWDGLERILSAIEEVDIHSANQETTLQQPNVFFLPGLRSVPWCEDVHRRELRKIKDSHQRILQDFKNIYRDFRSGNPDGWLTNNVPTGEWHVFHLINQGVTIEQNCRRCPKTVQLLTELDNLMTNNVFGNATFSVLQPGTHITEHYGPTNARLRAHIGLIVPPKCHLTVGGETRNWAEGECLIFDDSFLHEAKHDGRCKDGPRVIFMVDFWHPDVTDLERKVLDDLFASTE, encoded by the exons ATGTCTTCGGAAGCAAGTTCGTGGTATGCATCCTTGTATGAAGTTATAATCTCGctgatatttgtaattttaatattcgtATTCAAACGCTACCGATGGCTCCTGCCAGCAGATGACCGGGACACGAACACACAGAATGCTGTCGACTTCGCTGGCTGCGACTCACCTGATTGCGTTCGGTGTCGGAAGTACAAACGGATTCAAGGGCAGCTTTTGCCTAAATTGGAGGACATCGCCACGAAAGGTTCATGGGATGGACTCGAGCGAATTCTTAGTGCTATAGAGGAGGTGGATATCCATTCTGCCAACCAAGAGACGACTTTGCAACAGCCGAATGTTTTCTTTCTTCCGGGTTTGCGATCGGTGCCATGGTGCGAAGATGTGCACCGAAGAGAGCTCCGAAAAATAAAAGACAGCCACCAACGAAttcttcaagatttcaaaaatatatacagAGACTTTAGGAGTGGGAACCCTGATGGGTGGCTTACGAATAACGTGCCAACCGGAGAATGGCACGTATTTCATCTGATAAACCAAGGTGTCACCATCGAGCAGAACTGCCGAAGGTGCCCAAAGACTGTACAGCTTCTAACCGAACTGGACAATTTAATGACGAACAATGTGTTTGGCAACGCCACGTTTTCAGTGCTTCAGCCAGGTACTCATATCACAGAACACTATGGTCCAACAAATGCCAGACTGCGTGCACATATTG GTCTTATTGTACCACCAAAATGCCACCTCACTGTTGGCGGGGAAACGAGGAACTGGGCTGAGGGGGAATGTCTAATATTTGACGATTCCTTCCTACATGAAGCAAAGCATGATGGGAGATGTAAAGATGGGCCTCGTGTCATcttcatggttgatttttggCATCCGGATGTCACAGATCTTGAAAGAAAAGTACTGGATGATCTCTTTGCATCAACTGAATAA